The Procambarus clarkii isolate CNS0578487 chromosome 56, FALCON_Pclarkii_2.0, whole genome shotgun sequence genome includes a region encoding these proteins:
- the LOC123770671 gene encoding antifreeze protein Maxi isoform X7, translating to MMLKALLCAFLVVGAMSEEMKASSASSDRDKRGFAGGHGGGYGGGYGGGHGGGGSYLVVGGGGGGGHGPSAADVANEAANQATAAAAGLGGAAHAAAAGAAAGAAAAANAASQTAQAAAASKQAQAAQVTQAAQGAQAAAFAEGSLASKANIAYQAAKVTASMAQGLAANIAQILSEAKALANQAANSLAEQQNFLAAQRTMAWQAQQAANSLNQQQYVALNDLEDSAGAAAQAQASATKAISRAKGSSGYGYGR from the exons ATGATGCTCAAGGCTctcttgtgtgccttcctcgtggtTG GCGCCATGAGCGAGGAAATGAAggcctcttcagcctcttcagacAGG GATAAGCGCGGGTTCGCTGGCGGTCATGGCGGCGGTTATGGTGGCGGCTACGGTGGCGGCCACGGAGGTGGCGGCAGCTACCTGGTGGtcggtggtggaggtggcggcgGCCACGGCCCCAGTGCCGCTGATGTTGCTAACGAAGCTGCCAATCAGGCTACTGCTGCTGCCGCAGGTTTAGGCGGTGCCGCCCACGCCGCAGCTGCaggagctgcagcaggtgccgcaGCTGCCGCTAATGCTGCTTCACAAACAGCTCAGGCCGCGGCAGCCAGCAAGCAGGCCCAGGCCGCTCAGGTGACGCAAGCGGCACAAGGAGCGCAGGCCGCAGCCTTCGCTGAAGGTTCTCTCGCCTCCAAGGCAAACATAGCCTACCAAGCCGCCAAGGTAACAGCTTCTATGGCCCAAGGCCTGGCCGCCAACATTGCCCAGATCCTTTCAGAAGCCAAGGCTCTGGCCAACCAGGCAGCCAATAGCCTGGCCGAACAGCAGAACTTCCTGGCCGCCCAAAGGACCATGGCCTGGCAGGCTCAGCAGGCAGCTAACTCCCTCAACCAACAGCAATATGTGGCACTCAACGACTTGGAAGACTCTGCTGGTGCGGCTGCCCAGGCTCAGGCTTCAGCAACCAAGGCCATCTCCAGGGCCAAGGGCAGCAGCGGCTACGGCTACGGCCGCTAA